The following coding sequences are from one Paenibacillus sp. FSL R5-0912 window:
- the infC gene encoding translation initiation factor IF-3: MAVLINEQIRAAEVELTGLKGQKLGTVSREEALAMARSAGADLVCTSLMSSPPPCSLVAKGTGKAAAQAARKGDTSRPQGGGGSTEKVKELRFTAHIEEHDYDTKLRQADKHLRSGKPVQLVVKSSGAKEAAAAKAVLERLLADLKEAGSKTTGIQTSGKGAQVRVNPRP, translated from the coding sequence GTGGCCGTACTTATTAATGAACAGATTAGAGCCGCCGAGGTCGAGCTTACCGGGCTGAAGGGCCAGAAGCTCGGCACCGTATCCAGAGAGGAGGCGCTGGCTATGGCCAGATCCGCAGGAGCCGATCTGGTCTGCACCTCGCTGATGAGCAGTCCGCCGCCCTGCAGCCTGGTCGCCAAGGGCACAGGCAAAGCCGCTGCGCAAGCGGCACGCAAGGGCGATACCAGCCGTCCGCAAGGCGGCGGAGGCAGCACTGAGAAGGTGAAGGAGCTGCGCTTCACCGCCCATATTGAAGAGCATGACTACGACACGAAGCTGCGTCAGGCGGACAAGCATCTGCGCTCCGGCAAGCCGGTGCAGCTGGTCGTGAAGTCCTCCGGCGCGAAGGAGGCGGCGGCCGCGAAGGCAGTCCTGGAGCGTCTGCTGGCAGATCTGAAGGAGGCCGGAAGCAAGACCACCGGAATTCAGACCAGCGGCAAAGGCGCACAGGTACGGGTAAATCCGCGTCCGTAA